One segment of Leptospirillum ferrooxidans C2-3 DNA contains the following:
- a CDS encoding HU family DNA-binding protein, with the protein MTRDDLIRRIAEEMPGISIPEARRLILLFVEGMKKGLNEAENLEFRRFGVFEVHHRKARIARNPRTGASVQVGSRRSLVFRQGKVLKARMKNLTKRTI; encoded by the coding sequence ATGACGAGAGACGATTTAATTCGAAGAATCGCAGAAGAGATGCCTGGTATTTCAATCCCTGAAGCAAGGAGGTTGATCCTGCTTTTTGTTGAAGGAATGAAGAAAGGCCTTAATGAAGCTGAAAATCTGGAGTTTCGGCGATTTGGCGTTTTTGAGGTTCATCACAGGAAAGCCAGAATAGCGAGGAACCCAAGAACAGGGGCTTCTGTCCAGGTCGGTTCTCGTCGTAGTCTTGTTTTCCGTCAAGGAAAAGTTTTGAAGGCCAGAATGAAAAATCTTACAAAAAGAACAATCTGA
- the sppA gene encoding signal peptide peptidase SppA has protein sequence MMRLGKFFKYIFVLIIVTASVYLLAQMASYMGKSIPLIGGARIGVVRISGVIVSSAETIRQLRALDGDPSIKAIILRINSPGGAVVPSQDIYEEVGKIRAKGKPVISSIGTLGASGAYYIASGTDYIMASPGSLTGSIGVIMELAEFKDLLDKIGIKSEVLKAGAMKDAGSPFRPMTPAEQEYMQTLLANIHAQFIHDVSKGRKIPVETLKPLADGRVFTGKMALGLHLVDGLGDYRDAVSKAQQMAHLSGTPELKEFPKKTFLDSLFSSKMSSYLTGVTGGSGGFWAIMPGRGF, from the coding sequence ATGATGAGACTCGGTAAGTTCTTCAAATACATCTTTGTGTTGATCATTGTGACTGCCTCGGTATATCTTTTGGCTCAGATGGCATCTTATATGGGAAAGAGTATCCCTCTGATTGGGGGAGCGCGGATTGGAGTTGTCAGAATTTCAGGGGTTATTGTATCATCCGCTGAAACGATCCGTCAGTTAAGAGCTCTCGATGGGGATCCATCCATCAAGGCCATCATTCTGAGAATAAATAGTCCCGGTGGTGCGGTTGTTCCGTCCCAGGATATTTATGAAGAAGTTGGAAAGATTCGGGCAAAAGGAAAGCCTGTTATTTCATCTATCGGAACACTTGGAGCATCAGGTGCTTACTATATCGCCTCAGGTACGGACTATATCATGGCGAGCCCTGGTTCCCTGACTGGGTCGATTGGTGTCATCATGGAGCTTGCAGAATTTAAGGATCTTTTGGACAAGATTGGCATCAAGAGCGAAGTGCTGAAGGCTGGAGCAATGAAGGATGCCGGATCTCCATTTCGCCCGATGACTCCTGCTGAACAGGAATACATGCAAACTCTTTTGGCAAATATTCATGCCCAGTTTATACATGATGTTTCAAAGGGCAGAAAAATACCGGTTGAAACACTGAAACCCTTGGCAGATGGACGGGTTTTTACTGGGAAAATGGCGTTGGGTCTTCATCTCGTTGATGGTTTGGGTGATTATAGGGATGCCGTTTCGAAAGCCCAGCAGATGGCTCATCTTTCTGGAACACCTGAGTTGAAGGAGTTTCCAAAAAAGACTTTTTTGGATTCGCTTTTTTCCTCGAAGATGTCCTCTTATTTGACAGGCGTAACCGGTGGTTCCGGTGGTTTTTGGGCGATCATGCCCGGCCGAGGTTTTTGA
- a CDS encoding 30S ribosomal protein S1 yields the protein MSKEQNLVQDHQVNVEESEFTPEMMESLYAETLRNLEEGSVVEGRVIDIYPNEVVVDIGYKSEGHIAKSEFSDEEIQGLKVDDIIHVYLEEREDLHGNLVLSKEKADRMKVWDAIEESFNRGDVMEGKVVARIKGGMTVDVGLKAFLPGSQIDLRPVRDMDRLIGQTIQVRIIKMNKKRGNIIVSRRVLLEEWRDRRKKVTMDALKEGEVLEGIVKNITDYGAFIDLGGIDGLLHITDMSWGRVSNPQDLMNVGDKLNVVVLKHDRDTGRVSLGLKQLSADPWTLVATRYPEFSKVAAKVVSITDYGAFLEIEPGVEGLMHVTEMSWNHEVKHPSKIMNVGDVVEARVLKIDEKNRKISLGLKQLGPNPWDSVEERYPIGTVVSGKVKSLTDFGAFVGLDEGIDGLIHISDMSWTKHVRHPSELFKKGQKVEVAVLKIEKERQRLSLGFKQLSQDPWDSEIPERFAVGVSVDGVITKVMDFGFFVELAEGVEGLVHVSEVDIESGQRLDQSYQVGSTISVRVIKLDPAERKIGLSVKPMPEGGYQAEPAVTPVAAAPSPSVSAMEDAMKSARKKGRKGQDSDSEE from the coding sequence ATGTCAAAAGAGCAGAATTTAGTTCAGGATCATCAAGTCAATGTTGAGGAGTCAGAGTTTACTCCAGAGATGATGGAAAGTCTTTATGCAGAGACTCTCCGAAATCTCGAGGAAGGGTCTGTTGTTGAGGGCCGAGTAATTGATATCTACCCGAATGAAGTCGTGGTTGATATCGGATACAAGTCTGAAGGACACATCGCAAAGTCAGAATTTTCCGACGAGGAGATTCAGGGACTTAAGGTGGACGATATTATCCATGTCTATCTTGAGGAACGGGAAGATCTTCACGGGAATCTTGTCCTGTCCAAGGAAAAAGCGGATCGGATGAAGGTCTGGGATGCGATTGAGGAAAGCTTCAATCGTGGCGATGTTATGGAAGGTAAGGTTGTTGCCCGTATCAAGGGTGGCATGACCGTCGACGTCGGTCTCAAGGCATTCCTTCCTGGTTCCCAGATCGATCTGCGTCCTGTGAGGGATATGGATCGCTTGATCGGGCAGACGATTCAGGTTCGCATTATAAAGATGAACAAAAAGCGTGGAAACATCATTGTTTCCCGTAGAGTTCTTCTTGAAGAGTGGCGTGATCGTCGGAAGAAGGTCACGATGGATGCCCTTAAGGAAGGCGAGGTTCTTGAAGGAATTGTCAAGAATATCACCGATTATGGTGCCTTCATCGATCTCGGTGGCATTGATGGTCTTCTGCATATTACCGATATGTCGTGGGGGCGCGTTAGCAATCCTCAGGATCTGATGAATGTCGGCGATAAGCTTAATGTTGTTGTCCTGAAGCATGATCGTGATACCGGAAGGGTTTCCCTGGGCCTGAAACAATTGAGTGCAGATCCCTGGACTCTTGTGGCCACCCGTTATCCCGAATTTTCCAAGGTTGCAGCCAAGGTCGTTTCCATTACGGATTACGGCGCTTTCCTTGAAATCGAGCCAGGTGTTGAGGGCTTGATGCATGTGACGGAAATGAGCTGGAATCATGAAGTCAAGCACCCCAGCAAGATTATGAATGTCGGGGATGTTGTTGAGGCCCGCGTCCTGAAGATTGACGAGAAGAATCGCAAGATTTCTCTTGGATTGAAGCAGCTTGGACCTAACCCTTGGGATAGTGTTGAAGAGCGTTATCCGATCGGGACCGTTGTGTCCGGGAAGGTCAAGAGCTTGACCGACTTTGGTGCATTTGTTGGTCTTGATGAGGGAATTGACGGCTTGATTCATATTTCGGATATGTCCTGGACAAAGCACGTTCGTCATCCTTCTGAACTCTTTAAGAAAGGCCAGAAGGTTGAGGTTGCTGTCCTTAAGATTGAGAAAGAGCGTCAGCGGTTGTCACTGGGCTTCAAGCAACTCTCCCAGGATCCATGGGACTCTGAAATTCCGGAGCGTTTTGCCGTTGGCGTATCCGTTGATGGAGTTATTACCAAAGTAATGGATTTCGGCTTCTTTGTTGAGTTGGCTGAGGGAGTCGAAGGACTCGTTCATGTCAGCGAGGTCGATATTGAGTCTGGCCAGCGATTGGATCAGTCCTATCAGGTAGGCTCAACCATTTCTGTTCGTGTGATCAAGCTTGATCCAGCTGAAAGGAAAATCGGTCTTTCCGTAAAGCCGATGCCTGAAGGCGGATATCAGGCAGAACCTGCAGTTACACCCGTGGCAGCGGCTCCATCTCCTTCAGTGAGTGCGATGGAAGATGCCATGAAATCGGCTCGCAAAAAAGGCCGAAAAGGGCAAGACTCAGATTCAGAGGAATAA
- a CDS encoding DNA polymerase domain-containing protein, with the protein MIHDIPNDTAYLFDVTEELETIGVWILPSGKKEILYLPDDSFKPSIIARGSSKQCQEFLKTLDPIASSIEIKNSVWHDLETGKDVSCMEIIFLHLHSFRRFQRSAEQYRNSPISLYNIDIDILQRYFYTKNLYPLCPIQIHKKTSEQGYLIHREDSQQSPLEDLSALNILSMKISSDTLILCDEHEERILEERGSALKSYLEHIFKTHNPDILMTIGGDNALFPLFKRIGMQPPHRKTTSPIKKGLSAENKPHLRGRWHLDTKTSFFLKESGLPGLLEVSRFAQTDLQGLARSTPGKAISSAQLAHAFQRKILIPWKRQSVEHFSRASDLLKKDRGGMVLIPRSGVHNQVAEIDFSSMYPSLMVEKNISPETINTTCCTGTPVPNSPHRICCCRKGFIPEVLLPILKKRLYLKNLKIQTLDQQDRENLDSRQKALKWILVVCFGYLGYHNARFGSVEAHECVTAWGRETLLVARDLVEDSGYKVIHGIVDALWFGPVAPDHKTQLDHLFAAIESKTGVAILMEGIYDWIAFPRGSADPERASSTKYFGKFSDGRIKCRGIMSRQSSTPGFIRDVQEEILEKMGHYHSTSEIIEAIPSLLAQSLEKKSDLNDRLVPLKDLLINIRLSKNLSDYKKMTDFVRAAQKKGSDDTAGTRIQYWLAGRHSGYMGDHVVADGSHEVPTIDVEEYQRLLEKAVLEVLDPFINLPATQPRL; encoded by the coding sequence ATGATCCACGATATTCCGAATGATACAGCCTATCTTTTCGATGTAACAGAAGAACTGGAAACGATCGGGGTATGGATTCTCCCTTCTGGCAAAAAAGAGATTCTCTATCTCCCTGATGACAGCTTCAAACCTTCCATCATCGCCAGAGGGTCGTCGAAACAATGTCAGGAATTTTTGAAAACACTCGATCCCATCGCTTCATCCATAGAAATCAAAAACTCCGTATGGCACGATCTTGAAACAGGAAAAGATGTTTCATGCATGGAGATCATATTTCTCCATCTGCACTCTTTCCGTCGGTTTCAAAGATCAGCAGAGCAATATCGAAATAGCCCCATCTCTCTCTACAACATCGATATAGACATTCTTCAGCGTTATTTTTACACAAAAAACCTCTATCCGCTTTGCCCTATCCAGATCCATAAAAAAACATCTGAACAGGGCTACTTGATCCATCGGGAAGATTCTCAACAATCGCCCCTTGAAGATCTCTCTGCACTCAATATCCTTTCAATGAAAATCTCTTCCGATACACTTATTCTCTGCGATGAACATGAAGAACGCATTCTTGAAGAAAGAGGAAGCGCACTCAAGAGTTATCTGGAACACATTTTCAAAACTCACAACCCCGACATCCTGATGACAATCGGGGGAGATAATGCTTTGTTTCCGCTGTTTAAAAGAATCGGAATGCAGCCACCTCATAGAAAAACCACTTCACCGATCAAAAAAGGTCTTTCTGCAGAAAACAAACCTCATCTCCGGGGGCGATGGCATCTCGATACGAAAACATCTTTTTTCTTAAAAGAATCAGGACTTCCCGGCCTGTTGGAAGTCAGTCGCTTTGCACAGACAGACCTTCAGGGTCTTGCTCGCTCAACCCCAGGGAAAGCCATCTCGTCCGCACAACTGGCACATGCATTTCAAAGAAAGATTTTAATTCCCTGGAAAAGACAATCCGTCGAACACTTCTCCCGCGCATCGGATTTGCTGAAAAAAGATCGGGGAGGAATGGTGCTGATTCCTAGAAGCGGAGTCCACAATCAGGTTGCTGAAATCGATTTTTCCTCCATGTATCCATCACTGATGGTCGAAAAAAATATTTCCCCTGAAACAATCAATACAACCTGTTGCACCGGCACTCCAGTACCCAACAGCCCCCACCGGATATGCTGCTGCCGGAAAGGATTCATACCTGAGGTCCTTCTCCCCATCCTTAAAAAACGCCTGTATCTTAAAAACCTTAAGATACAAACGCTTGATCAGCAAGATCGGGAGAACCTAGACTCACGCCAAAAAGCTCTCAAGTGGATTCTTGTTGTCTGTTTTGGATATCTTGGTTATCACAATGCTCGATTTGGAAGCGTCGAAGCACATGAGTGTGTAACCGCATGGGGAAGAGAAACGCTGCTTGTTGCCAGAGATCTTGTCGAAGACTCCGGATATAAAGTTATTCATGGCATCGTTGATGCATTATGGTTTGGCCCTGTTGCACCTGACCATAAAACACAGCTCGATCACCTTTTCGCAGCAATCGAAAGCAAAACGGGAGTGGCAATCCTTATGGAAGGCATTTATGACTGGATTGCCTTTCCACGGGGATCAGCCGATCCGGAAAGAGCAAGCTCGACAAAGTACTTTGGAAAGTTTTCAGACGGAAGGATCAAATGCAGGGGAATAATGTCCAGACAATCTTCAACGCCTGGGTTCATCAGGGACGTTCAGGAAGAAATTCTGGAAAAAATGGGACACTATCACTCCACATCAGAAATCATTGAAGCGATTCCATCCCTTTTGGCCCAATCATTGGAAAAGAAGTCGGATCTGAATGACAGGCTCGTCCCGTTAAAAGATCTTCTTATCAATATTCGTTTATCCAAAAACCTATCCGACTATAAAAAAATGACGGATTTTGTCAGGGCTGCTCAAAAAAAAGGATCGGATGATACTGCTGGTACAAGGATCCAATACTGGCTAGCCGGCCGTCATTCGGGATACATGGGGGACCATGTGGTTGCCGATGGCAGCCATGAGGTTCCCACGATTGATGTCGAGGAATACCAGAGACTTTTAGAAAAAGCGGTTCTGGAAGTTCTCGATCCATTCATCAACTTACCCGCCACTCAGCCGAGGCTGTAG
- a CDS encoding transposase — translation MERAKRNDSENGLDQLRRFIAYKAVLEGVSVVLVDPRNTSRICSVCGHCEQNNRKSQDQFSCLTCNHTEHADINAARNTRFKAAINRSIAV, via the coding sequence TTGGAAAGAGCCAAAAGGAACGATTCGGAAAATGGACTTGACCAGTTGAGACGCTTTATCGCCTACAAGGCTGTTCTGGAAGGCGTTTCCGTGGTTTTGGTCGATCCACGGAATACCTCCCGCATATGCTCTGTCTGTGGACATTGCGAACAAAACAACCGAAAGTCTCAAGACCAATTCTCCTGTTTGACCTGTAACCACACCGAACATGCGGACATCAATGCCGCACGGAACACTCGCTTCAAGGCCGCAATCAATCGGTCTATCGCAGTCTGA
- a CDS encoding transposase: protein MKKILKAKLTPTKEQAKSLLETIETFKEACNWISRKSFEAGTPYQMKLHHLVYFEAKEMFPALTSQMIVRAIAKVSGSYRTEKKTLHSFKKHSAMEYDKRLLSFKSLSHASMATVHGRITVPLIFGHYAPLDRNKMLGQADLTTSGGKFFLNLVIDVPDGTPYDPEECLGIDMGIVNLSTDSDGESFSGERVDQVREKIHTLKKVSGKEARLKKDTNHCLSKRIVSKAKGAGRGIALEDLKGFNGRTMVGKSQKERFGKWT from the coding sequence ATGAAAAAAATATTGAAGGCCAAACTGACCCCGACCAAAGAACAGGCCAAGTCTCTTCTGGAGACGATCGAGACCTTCAAGGAGGCCTGCAACTGGATTTCCAGAAAGTCCTTCGAGGCCGGAACACCTTACCAGATGAAACTCCACCATCTGGTCTATTTTGAAGCGAAGGAGATGTTTCCCGCCCTCACCTCCCAGATGATCGTCCGGGCCATTGCCAAGGTCTCCGGCAGCTACAGGACGGAGAAGAAAACGCTCCATTCTTTCAAAAAGCATTCGGCCATGGAATACGACAAGCGTCTTCTGTCTTTCAAGTCCCTCTCCCACGCTTCCATGGCCACGGTCCACGGACGGATCACCGTTCCGCTGATCTTCGGCCATTACGCTCCGCTCGACCGGAACAAGATGCTCGGACAGGCGGATCTCACCACCTCCGGCGGGAAATTCTTCCTGAATCTCGTGATCGATGTTCCGGACGGAACACCCTATGATCCCGAAGAGTGTCTCGGAATCGATATGGGCATTGTGAATCTCTCCACCGACTCCGATGGAGAATCGTTCTCCGGAGAAAGGGTGGATCAGGTTCGGGAAAAGATCCACACCCTGAAAAAAGTGTCTGGCAAAGAAGCGCGATTGAAAAAAGACACGAATCACTGTCTTTCCAAACGAATCGTTTCCAAGGCAAAAGGCGCCGGACGTGGTATCGCCCTTGAGGATCTCAAGGGATTCAACGGCCGGACAATGGTTGGAAAGAGCCAAAAGGAACGATTCGGAAAATGGACTTGA
- a CDS encoding methyltransferase family protein, with product MISQTLYRARVPILILVFAGLWKINMLHPYPVIFLLLNKLGLASTSAIRLSYTLLMGFYIAGLWLRISGSSILGSETVWGGMPRARALETRGIYGSIRHPIHLGSMLILLSLAPMNSPVSAGIILFFAIPFIFFLANHEDQFLLKHFPEFEKYRKNVPGFIPNSHPLRTFLHPFDENEGANLSSGIRSEFLNISFLGGFSGFILKGNTQAFWEGFASGIILTTFMYFLFKRRLSVRNH from the coding sequence ATGATATCCCAAACCCTTTACCGGGCGAGAGTGCCAATCCTGATTCTTGTTTTTGCCGGACTATGGAAAATCAACATGTTGCACCCCTATCCAGTGATCTTCCTCCTTCTCAACAAGCTGGGACTCGCCTCCACATCTGCCATCCGGCTTTCGTATACCTTGTTGATGGGCTTTTATATAGCAGGACTCTGGCTTAGGATCTCCGGATCCTCCATTCTGGGATCTGAGACCGTCTGGGGGGGAATGCCCAGAGCCCGCGCACTCGAAACAAGGGGAATATATGGATCGATCAGACACCCCATTCATCTGGGCTCAATGCTCATACTGCTTTCACTGGCCCCGATGAACTCTCCCGTTTCTGCCGGGATCATCCTTTTTTTTGCCATTCCTTTTATCTTTTTTCTGGCGAACCATGAGGACCAATTTCTCCTGAAACACTTCCCGGAGTTCGAGAAATACCGAAAAAACGTTCCCGGGTTCATTCCCAACAGCCATCCTTTAAGGACATTTCTGCATCCCTTTGACGAAAATGAGGGAGCAAACCTATCATCAGGAATCCGCTCCGAATTTCTCAACATCTCCTTTCTTGGAGGATTCTCCGGATTCATCCTGAAAGGAAACACCCAGGCTTTCTGGGAAGGGTTTGCCTCCGGTATCATACTGACAACTTTTATGTACTTTCTTTTCAAGAGGCGATTATCAGTGAGGAACCATTGA
- a CDS encoding SAM hydrolase/SAM-dependent halogenase family protein: MKPIITLSTDFGTKDPYVGAIKGVLLSAIPDASIIDLTHELDVFKPCNALPFLKDTITWFPEDSFHLVIVDPGVGSDRIPLQIHSPFGWIFLPDNGLPALMNEWFPNLSFRRIPYLEGQPEKERSPTFQGRDLFARALIQQAKAKKGTHLGTPLYPDALTRSFDPTPSGMCRIWNVDHFGNILLGCHVSSPPERILLPDAPMIIPYVRFYQDVPVGNLGILINSSGWLEIFQREGSAQKLWNLQKGDRIRILLEGGEYKSL, encoded by the coding sequence TTGAAGCCGATCATTACATTGTCGACGGATTTTGGAACAAAGGATCCCTATGTAGGAGCCATAAAAGGAGTTCTCCTCTCAGCCATCCCGGATGCCTCCATAATTGACCTGACTCATGAGCTCGATGTTTTCAAACCATGTAATGCCCTCCCTTTTTTAAAAGACACCATTACCTGGTTTCCTGAGGATAGTTTTCATCTGGTTATTGTGGATCCCGGAGTTGGATCAGACAGGATTCCCCTTCAGATACACTCCCCCTTCGGCTGGATTTTCCTGCCCGACAATGGGCTACCGGCATTGATGAATGAATGGTTCCCCAATCTCTCGTTTAGAAGGATCCCTTATCTGGAGGGACAACCTGAAAAAGAAAGATCTCCAACCTTTCAGGGAAGGGATCTTTTTGCCCGGGCACTGATCCAGCAGGCAAAAGCCAAAAAAGGGACCCATCTCGGAACACCTTTATATCCTGATGCGTTAACAAGATCATTTGATCCAACTCCAAGCGGAATGTGCCGGATCTGGAACGTGGACCACTTCGGAAACATTCTTCTCGGATGCCATGTCAGTTCCCCACCCGAAAGGATTCTCCTACCTGATGCTCCGATGATTATTCCATATGTCCGTTTTTACCAGGATGTACCGGTTGGTAATTTGGGGATTCTTATCAATAGCTCAGGCTGGCTTGAAATCTTTCAACGGGAGGGCTCCGCCCAAAAACTCTGGAACCTCCAAAAAGGAGATAGGATCAGGATCCTTCTGGAAGGGGGCGAATACAAAAGCTTGTAA
- a CDS encoding Kelch repeat-containing protein — translation MTRFFRIPFLFFIPISIILMHQTATPEETVTLLGSTLLEQSGPVIIRPITNSKNKKIASEEIRGKLDGKGQFSIQLPRSIFPARVILPLRVPSDCSQRPKHHQPFLSAMIEKPGEKRQIGVLSTLKDLHEQEQHSGLLITLKTLQKQNKAESLIDLAISKISIAETPSSLLAWAIVEDLSDGEADGLKWGKKIPLCRQWSPAILATSYLSRGLLKATDAPDQKRSRMMAKKIIMDFARYAPPLGTQRISGPPLMVPRDSGALVTLSDGRVVSIGGEAAAGIVPTVEVFSPLKNKWEKTIPDYPLSVSYTAAASMPGNRIFVSGGFNSTGILREAFIYTPKTGTWNKILPDPVSRMGAVAISLPNGNVLVVGGQSESGFLSLAEEYSIRSGKWKTLPSAPTSRMGGTGVLLNNGLVLFMGGFEGENGISGTGNLYNPKTRVWGKSIRPSPTPRLYATSLLLPDGKVLMADGFNRNGVLDKLDIYDPMTNQWNSNVHPDITKRKELGAALLPDGRIMLVGGEDAGGNSIGSVTFLK, via the coding sequence ATGACCCGTTTTTTTCGCATTCCATTTCTCTTTTTTATCCCAATCTCCATTATTCTCATGCATCAGACTGCCACTCCGGAAGAAACGGTCACACTTCTGGGAAGCACGCTCCTTGAACAATCCGGCCCAGTGATTATTCGCCCCATAACCAACTCAAAAAACAAAAAAATCGCCTCAGAAGAAATCCGGGGAAAACTGGATGGGAAAGGACAATTCTCAATACAGCTCCCCCGGTCCATTTTTCCTGCCAGGGTCATTCTTCCATTAAGAGTCCCTTCCGACTGCTCTCAACGACCAAAACACCATCAGCCGTTTCTTTCTGCAATGATCGAGAAACCAGGAGAAAAAAGACAAATCGGAGTTCTTTCAACGCTCAAGGATCTCCATGAACAAGAACAGCACTCAGGTCTTCTGATCACCCTCAAAACCCTGCAGAAACAGAATAAGGCGGAGTCTCTGATTGACCTTGCCATATCAAAGATCTCCATCGCTGAAACACCATCAAGCCTGCTTGCCTGGGCAATTGTCGAAGACCTCTCTGATGGGGAAGCCGATGGCTTGAAGTGGGGCAAAAAGATCCCCCTATGCAGACAATGGTCTCCGGCTATCCTTGCGACCTCCTATCTTTCCCGTGGATTGCTCAAGGCAACAGACGCGCCCGATCAAAAGAGATCTCGAATGATGGCAAAAAAAATCATCATGGACTTTGCCCGTTATGCCCCTCCCCTTGGGACACAAAGAATCTCTGGTCCTCCGCTTATGGTTCCAAGAGACTCCGGCGCCCTCGTAACGCTTTCGGATGGTCGAGTTGTCTCCATCGGAGGAGAGGCCGCTGCTGGAATCGTCCCGACAGTCGAAGTCTTTAGCCCCTTAAAAAACAAATGGGAAAAAACCATTCCGGACTATCCGTTGTCTGTTTCCTATACAGCCGCGGCATCCATGCCTGGGAACAGGATTTTTGTCTCCGGCGGGTTCAACAGTACGGGCATTCTCAGGGAAGCCTTTATCTACACACCAAAAACAGGAACATGGAACAAAATCTTACCGGATCCTGTCTCGAGAATGGGGGCTGTTGCCATTTCATTGCCCAATGGAAATGTTCTCGTGGTTGGTGGCCAGTCTGAATCCGGATTCCTCTCATTGGCAGAGGAATACTCCATCCGATCAGGAAAATGGAAAACCCTTCCATCCGCACCCACAAGCAGAATGGGAGGCACAGGAGTTCTTCTGAACAACGGGTTGGTTCTTTTTATGGGAGGATTTGAAGGAGAAAACGGAATCTCAGGAACAGGAAATCTTTACAATCCCAAGACTCGAGTGTGGGGAAAATCCATTCGACCTTCACCAACCCCCAGACTCTACGCAACATCATTGCTCCTTCCGGACGGGAAAGTTCTCATGGCCGACGGATTCAACAGAAATGGCGTTCTCGACAAGCTCGACATCTACGATCCGATGACAAATCAGTGGAACAGCAATGTTCATCCTGACATCACAAAAAGGAAAGAGCTCGGTGCAGCGCTTCTGCCTGATGGAAGGATCATGCTTGTCGGAGGGGAAGACGCTGGAGGAAACTCTATTGGATCCGTTACTTTTTTAAAATAA
- a CDS encoding caspase family protein has translation MDIDCISFSYRIFFLMLSGRVSDSLCCLIGKTFPFVIALLLFSSCTTPSAASHHTEMRSLLFHKKYSALFLLSRKNALNGDPESEFIQGYLREYGLGTSVNQKKAVFWYEKAASHGNREAMNNLGVLYSHGLGVRKSNRQAIEWFSRSARLKNPAAYNNLALLLEEKGGSHDKREAARYFLLSAKGGDADAMNNLGLVYMRGDGVPVDREKARFWFQKAADHGLLEAKKNIDFLRPRRSPPYDPKPSIVTPDGINRTPIESWIQNLDPAQQVKAHKSWVAVIIGVDHYLLKGVPSAEFADNDARSMAAFLKKMGWSTILLENGDASYFAVKNRILVWKGYPLHRFLVYFSGHGTLSSSGSPGLAPSDILPTGEGAIPLKTLKNWISQSAAQKKYLMVDACFSGGKRFFFPKGTRPLISVRRQSSDPIDLLEFDASQRNQESHVDPVAHHGLFTEIFLEAVRRYLPDPKWSDVSRELLSRLPFEARSNGFDQTPSIRPSNSPLLPGYIGAP, from the coding sequence ATGGATATTGATTGCATTTCTTTTTCTTACCGGATCTTCTTTTTGATGTTATCCGGTAGAGTGTCGGATTCCCTTTGTTGTCTCATAGGGAAAACGTTTCCTTTTGTTATCGCACTTCTTTTGTTTTCATCCTGTACAACCCCATCGGCGGCTTCCCATCACACCGAAATGCGCTCCCTGCTCTTCCATAAAAAGTATTCAGCCCTGTTTTTATTATCCAGAAAAAATGCACTGAACGGGGACCCTGAGTCCGAGTTTATTCAGGGATACCTCAGGGAGTACGGGCTGGGAACATCTGTCAATCAGAAGAAGGCTGTCTTCTGGTATGAAAAAGCGGCATCTCACGGAAACAGGGAAGCGATGAACAACCTTGGTGTTTTATACAGCCATGGGTTGGGAGTCCGAAAAAGCAATCGTCAGGCCATTGAATGGTTTTCTCGTTCTGCCCGGTTAAAAAATCCCGCAGCCTATAATAATCTGGCTCTCCTCCTTGAAGAAAAAGGGGGGAGTCATGATAAACGGGAAGCCGCCCGCTATTTTCTTCTGTCGGCAAAAGGAGGAGATGCTGACGCGATGAATAATTTGGGCCTTGTTTATATGAGAGGGGATGGTGTCCCTGTCGACCGGGAAAAAGCTCGTTTCTGGTTTCAAAAGGCAGCGGATCATGGTCTTTTGGAAGCAAAAAAGAATATTGACTTCTTGAGGCCCCGCAGATCTCCTCCCTATGATCCAAAGCCGTCGATCGTGACTCCCGATGGCATCAATAGGACCCCAATAGAGTCCTGGATACAGAATCTTGATCCAGCGCAACAGGTCAAGGCTCACAAGAGCTGGGTCGCTGTCATTATTGGTGTTGACCACTATCTTCTCAAGGGCGTTCCTTCCGCAGAGTTTGCGGATAACGATGCGCGATCTATGGCCGCTTTCCTAAAAAAGATGGGTTGGTCGACGATTTTGCTTGAAAACGGGGATGCAAGCTATTTTGCAGTCAAAAACAGGATTCTGGTCTGGAAAGGATATCCTCTCCATCGTTTCCTGGTCTATTTTTCCGGACATGGCACACTATCTTCTTCGGGGAGTCCTGGTTTGGCCCCTTCCGATATCCTTCCGACAGGGGAAGGGGCCATTCCATTAAAAACATTGAAAAACTGGATCAGCCAGTCTGCTGCACAAAAGAAGTATCTGATGGTTGATGCCTGCTTTTCCGGAGGAAAAAGATTCTTCTTTCCCAAAGGAACCAGACCGTTGATATCGGTTCGTCGCCAGTCCTCTGACCCGATTGATCTTCTGGAGTTTGATGCATCGCAAAGAAACCAGGAAAGCCATGTTGACCCTGTCGCGCACCATGGATTGTTTACGGAGATCTTTCTTGAAGCGGTCAGAAGGTATCTGCCTGATCCGAAGTGGAGCGATGTTTCCCGGGAGTTGCTCTCCCGATTGCCTTTTGAGGCCAGATCAAATGGATTTGATCAAACTCCCTCCATCCGGCCGTCTAACTCTCCGCTCCTTCCGGGATATATCGGCGCTCCGTAG